A segment of the Micromonospora sediminicola genome:
GATCGCGGCCACCGCCGTGACCGGCGCGGTGACCGGCAGCGAGAGCAGCAACGCCCAGCAGATCGTGCGGGCGCCGCCGAGTTCCCGGGCCAGCACGCCGCCCTCGGCGTACCCGAGGCCGCAGAGCACCACGGCGGCGAGCAGGAACAGGTCGGCCGGGGACAACGCGCCGCGCATCGCGCCGCCGGTGGCGAGGAACGCGAGCACCAGCGCCAGCCCGGCGGCGCTGGCCAGCCAGAACAGGAGCGGCGGACGTTCACCGGCCCGGAGCACCGCGAACGTCGCCGTCATCGCGGGCAGCACGGTGACCACGACCGCGCCGTGCGCGGAGGTCTGCGTGGTCAGGGCGAGCGAGGTGAACAGCGGGAAGCCGACCACGACGCCGAGCGCGACGACCGACAGTCGACGCCACTGGCGGCGACCGGGCCACGGGGCGCCGGTCAACCACAGGTACGCCCCGGCGAGCAGCGCCGCGCCGACGGCCCGTCCGAACGCGACGAACCACGGGTCCAGTTCGTGCACGGCGACGCGGGTGGTCGGCAGCGACATGCTGAACGCGAGCACGCCCAGCGCGCCGAGGGCGACCCCGGCGCCCGGTCTGACCGTTACCGTCGCGGGCACGGTAGCGCTACTCTGTCTTGTCATGAATGATGGTAGCGCTATCGACCGGGTCGTCCAGCACCTGCGGGGGCTGGTGACGGCGAGCGCTCCCGGCGCGCAACTGCCCTCGGTGCGGGAACTGACCGCCCACCACCGCGTCTCCCCGGTGACCGTCGCCGAGGCGACCCGGCGACTGGTCGCGGACGGGCTGGTGGAGACCCGCTCCGGTCGCGGCTCGTTCGTCGCCGCCCGGCGCGCCGATCCGCCCCGCGCGGACCTGTCCTGGCAGACCGTGGCGCTGGGGTCGCGGCCGGCCGGCGAGGAGGAGATGCAGGCGCTCCTGGCGTTGCCGCCCGCCGGGACCCTCGCGCTGACCGGTGGCTACCTCGACCCTGACCTCCAACCCGCCGCCGCGCTCGGTGCCGCGCTCGCCCGCGCCGCCCGGCAACCCGCGGCGTGGCAACGCGGCCCGGTGGAGGGGCGCGCCGACCTGCGGGCCTGGTTCGCCCGTGCGGCCGGCGGCGGCCTGCGCGCCGAGGACATGGTGATCTGCCCCGGCGGGCAGGCCGCGCTCTCCTCCACCCTCCGGGCGCTCAGCACGCCCGGCGACACCCTGCTGGTCGAGTCCCCCACCTACCTGGGCGCGCTCGCCGCCGCGCGCGCCGCCGGGCTGCGGGTGGTGCCGGTGCCCGCCGACTCGGACGGGGTACGCCCCGACCAGCTCGCCGCCGCGTTCGCCCGCACCGGCGCCCGGTTGTTCTACTGCCAGCCGCTGCACGCCAACCCGCACGGCGCGACCCTGGCACCCGCGCGGCGCGCCGCGGTCGCCGAGGCGGTCCGCGACGCGGGCGCGTTCCTCGTCGAGGACGACTACGCCCGCGACCTGACCATCGACGGCGAGGCGCCGCCCCCGCTGGCCGCCGACGACCCGGACGGGCACGTCGTCTACCTGCGGTCGCTGACCAAGCCGGTCGCGCCCGGCTTGCGCATCGCCGCGCTGGGCGCGCGCGGTCCGGCCGGCGCCCGGCTGCGTGCCGCCCGCCTGCTCGACGACCTCTTCGTCGCCGGGCCGCTGCAACAGGCCGCGCTGGAGTTCCTCACCGCGCCGGCCTGGGACCGGCACCGTCGTGCGCTGCGCACCGAGCTGCGGGCCCGCCGCGAGGCGCTGCTCGCGGCCCTGGACCGGCACCTGCCGTCGCTGGCCCCACGCGACGTGCCCCGGGGTGGCCTGCACCTGTGGGTCCGGCTGCCCGACGGCACCGACGACGTCGCGGTGACCACGGCCGCCGCCGCGGCGGGCGTCACCGTCTTCCCCGGCCGCCCCTGGCACGCCGCCGAACCCCCGGCCCCGCACCTGCGCCTCACCTACGCCGCCGCCCCACCGGCCCTGATGGACGAGGCGGTCCGCCGCCTCGCCACCGCCCTCCCCCACTGAGCAGACCTCACACCCCCCGATCTTGCAGTTGCACACCCCCGATACCGGGCGCAGTCCGGCATTCCACGAGCCGAAAGTGCAAGATCGCGGGAAGGGGGGCGGGCGTGGCGGGGCCGCCGGGGAGGTGTCTCCCCGGCGGCCCTTGGTCGGCGTGGTCAGTTGCGGGTGATGGTGAATGTGCTGGTGGTGTTCTTGATGTCCTGGGCGTTGTCGGTCAGGCGCAGGTTGGTGAAGGTGGCCGCGCCGACCGCGGGGCCCTGACCGGCCTCGGGCATCTCGTTGACCCAGATGCCGAAGCCGGACTTGGCGTCGAACGCGTCACCGCTGCGCCGCGCCCCGGAGATCGAGACGTTGGTCAGCACGGTGTCGGTGATCGGGTTCTCCGGCTGGCTGCCGGTGTACTTGGTCTGGAACATGATCCCCGAGTACGTCGGATCGACGATGTCCACGTCGCTCACCCGGATGCCGCGGAACTCCTTGGACGCGGAGAACAGCCACATCGCCGGGAACGTCTGCGCGCCCCAGAAGTGCCCGCCCGAACGGATCAGCGAGATGTTCTCGAACCGGGTGGGCGGGCTGGCGCCGAACCCGACGAACGGGTAGCCGAAGTCCAGCGAGCTGATGGTGATGCCCGAG
Coding sequences within it:
- a CDS encoding DMT family transporter, translated to MPATVTVRPGAGVALGALGVLAFSMSLPTTRVAVHELDPWFVAFGRAVGAALLAGAYLWLTGAPWPGRRQWRRLSVVALGVVVGFPLFTSLALTTQTSAHGAVVVTVLPAMTATFAVLRAGERPPLLFWLASAAGLALVLAFLATGGAMRGALSPADLFLLAAVVLCGLGYAEGGVLARELGGARTICWALLLSLPVTAPVTAVAAIADRPQAGVAAWSAFGYLTVVSMFLGFFAWYAGLARGGIASVGQIQLAQPVLTLLWSALLLGEAVTAGAVVAAGAVLACVVLIQRTRGAATPHPSPARVVRD
- a CDS encoding aminotransferase-like domain-containing protein, producing the protein MNDGSAIDRVVQHLRGLVTASAPGAQLPSVRELTAHHRVSPVTVAEATRRLVADGLVETRSGRGSFVAARRADPPRADLSWQTVALGSRPAGEEEMQALLALPPAGTLALTGGYLDPDLQPAAALGAALARAARQPAAWQRGPVEGRADLRAWFARAAGGGLRAEDMVICPGGQAALSSTLRALSTPGDTLLVESPTYLGALAAARAAGLRVVPVPADSDGVRPDQLAAAFARTGARLFYCQPLHANPHGATLAPARRAAVAEAVRDAGAFLVEDDYARDLTIDGEAPPPLAADDPDGHVVYLRSLTKPVAPGLRIAALGARGPAGARLRAARLLDDLFVAGPLQQAALEFLTAPAWDRHRRALRTELRARREALLAALDRHLPSLAPRDVPRGGLHLWVRLPDGTDDVAVTTAAAAAGVTVFPGRPWHAAEPPAPHLRLTYAAAPPALMDEAVRRLATALPH